The sequence below is a genomic window from Hippocampus zosterae strain Florida chromosome 7, ASM2543408v3, whole genome shotgun sequence.
GAAAAGGAGGATCCAGAGCCCCCTATCATTAAAAAAGAGGACGGAGGGCATACTCATatcaaagaggaggaggaggggtataTCTGCAAGTTGTCATCAACTGATGTCTCTTTAAAAAGTGAAGACGAAGACCAAAGTGAAGCGGGGCGAGGAGCGGGGCCTCCACGCAGCAGCTCATATCAACACATATCAGAAGGTGATGGAGACCACTGTGTAGTGTCACAAGTGGACAGCCTCTTAGGTATCCTAACACCACGCCCCACAGCACCACTCGGGAGGATGGTGAAATTGGCTTCACCACAACTGGGTCCCAAATTATTGATGCCTGTAGTTAAAACcctaaaaaacacacaaacgtcAATTTCACGTCTGATAGTCGGCCAAATTTTCACgaaacacatttgtattttgatCACATTTTGTGGGGttacggtgggcgactggttaacacgtctgcctcacaatacagaggtgcagggttcgattcccgcgcCAGCCTTCTTGTGTGTAATTTACATGTCCTGcgtgggtattccggtttcctcccacattacggatggttgttcgtctatgtgtgccctgcgattggccgatACCAGTTCAGGGCTACAGCCCGAAGTCAGCTAGGATACACTCAAACACCGCCGCAAAACCTGTGAGGCCAGGCGTATTAGAATATGAATGGAGGGAGGGATAATGTTTTGTCCATGGTATTTcatgaacatttgtttttgccTAAATGTGGCCAGATTTGGTCACGCCAGCTGACTAATAAATGTTACGAGCCTTATTACCTTTTTATTGTACTACCCTTAAATTATAATTGACCACACGTATAAATCTAAACAATGTCTGCCATCTACAGTTACACTATGAGAATTGACTTTGCCAAACCTTTTTTCTTTATCTTCTTGTGTCTTCAAGATGTCAGTGAAGATATTTGTCCTGAGCTGCGGGAGTCAGTGTCCCCCCACATTAAAGAGGAATTGGAGGATGAAGTGTACCCCTGCATTCAAGAAAAGGAGGAGCCCGAGCCTCTTATTAATCAAAAGGACGAAGAAGAGCACAGTCACATCAAAGAGGAGGACAAGCATGTCCATAACAAGGAGGATGAAAAAAAGTCTCCCTACATCaaagaggagaaagaagagCAGAATATCTCTAAGCTGCCATTGACTGATGGGCCTTTAAAACGTGAAAATGAGGGTCAAAGTGAAGCGAGCAAAGAGGTGGGGCCTCCAGGCAATAGCTCGTGTCCATACATGACATCAGAAGGTGATGGAGGATCACAAGCATGTGAAACTGACAAAGGCTGGAAATGTTCTGAATGTGGGAAAACTTGTGTTTCAGTGAGCAGTTTGAAGAGGCATATGATTTGCCACACTGGCGAGGAACCCTTTGCCTGCCTAGTTTGTGaccaaagattctctcaaatGGGTCACTTAAAACGTCATAGACATTttgtctgctcagtttgtggtctaACATTCTTTCGGAAGATGGAGCTAAGAAggcacacatgtgcacacactggtgagaaaccttttgcttgtTCAATCTGTGGTCGACGATATTCCTTGAAGGGATA
It includes:
- the LOC127604170 gene encoding gastrula zinc finger protein XlCGF57.1-like isoform X4, which translates into the protein MSAIYSYTMRIDFAKPFFFIFLCLQDVSEDICPELRESVSPHIKEELEDEVYPCIQEKEEPEPLINQKDEEEHSHIKEEDKHVHNKEDEKKSPYIKEEKEEQNISKLPLTDGPLKRENEGQSEASKEVGPPGNSSCPYMTSEGDGGSQACETDKGWKCSECGKTCVSVSSLKRHMICHTGEEPFACLVCDQRFSQMGHLKRHRHFVCSVCGLTFFRKMELRRHTCAHTGEKPFACSICGRRYSLKGYLTAHLKTHTGEKSFGCSLCDKRFSLKGTLRKHIRTHTGGLLSLWPEILSEGTVIKPHKTHTGDQPIFCSICGQRFSRKESLRIHTRTHTGEKPFACSFCDKRFSQKGTITKHIRTHTGEKPFACSVCGQRFTQKGALKGHTRTHTGEKHFACSVCGQRFSHKENLIIHTKTHW
- the LOC127604170 gene encoding gastrula zinc finger protein XlCGF57.1-like isoform X1; this translates as MISSQEKRTVFEKIGVGSTRAGIREDVGPGQQEPESSHFKEEVEDEERPCIQEKEDPEPPIIKKEDGGHTHIKEEEEGYICKLSSTDVSLKSEDEDQSEAGRGAGPPRSSSYQHISEGDGDHCVVSQVDSLLDVSEDICPELRESVSPHIKEELEDEVYPCIQEKEEPEPLINQKDEEEHSHIKEEDKHVHNKEDEKKSPYIKEEKEEQNISKLPLTDGPLKRENEGQSEASKEVGPPGNSSCPYMTSEGDGGSQACETDKGWKCSECGKTCVSVSSLKRHMICHTGEEPFACLVCDQRFSQMGHLKRHRHFVCSVCGLTFFRKMELRRHTCAHTGEKPFACSICGRRYSLKGYLTAHLKTHTGEKSFGCSLCDKRFSLKGTLRKHIRTHTGGLLSLWPEILSEGTVIKPHKTHTGDQPIFCSICGQRFSRKESLRIHTRTHTGEKPFACSFCDKRFSQKGTITKHIRTHTGEKPFACSVCGQRFTQKGALKGHTRTHTGEKHFACSVCGQRFSHKENLIIHTKTHW
- the LOC127604170 gene encoding zinc finger protein 771-like isoform X3, translated to MISSQEKRTVFEKIGVGSTRAGIREDVGPGQQEPESSHFKEEVEDEERPCIQEKEDPEPPIIKKEDGGHTHIKEEEEGYICKLSSTDVSLKSEDEDQSEAGRGAGPPRSSSYQHISEGDGDHCVVSQVDSLLDVSEDICPELRESVSPHIKEELEDEVYPCIQEKEEPEPLINQKDEEEHSHIKEEDKHVHNKEDEKKSPYIKEEKEEQNISKLPLTDGPLKRENEGQSEASKEVGPPGNSSCPYMTSEGDGGSQACETDKGWKCSECGKTCVSVSSLKRHMICHTGEEPFACLVCDQRFSQMGHLKRHRHFVCSVCGLTFFRKMELRRHTCAHTGEKPFACSICGRRYSLKGYLTAHLKTHTGEKSFGCSLCDKRFSLKGTITKHIRTHTGEKPFACSVCGQRFTQKGALKGHTRTHTGEKHFACSVCGQRFSHKENLIIHTKTHW
- the LOC127604170 gene encoding gastrula zinc finger protein XlCGF57.1-like isoform X2 — encoded protein: MISSQEKRTVFEKIGVGSTRAGIREDVGPGQQEPESSHFKEEVEDEERPCIQEKEDPEPPIIKKEDGGHTHIKEEEEGYICKLSSTDVSLKSEDEDQSEAGRGAGPPRSSSYQHISEDVSEDICPELRESVSPHIKEELEDEVYPCIQEKEEPEPLINQKDEEEHSHIKEEDKHVHNKEDEKKSPYIKEEKEEQNISKLPLTDGPLKRENEGQSEASKEVGPPGNSSCPYMTSEGDGGSQACETDKGWKCSECGKTCVSVSSLKRHMICHTGEEPFACLVCDQRFSQMGHLKRHRHFVCSVCGLTFFRKMELRRHTCAHTGEKPFACSICGRRYSLKGYLTAHLKTHTGEKSFGCSLCDKRFSLKGTLRKHIRTHTGGLLSLWPEILSEGTVIKPHKTHTGDQPIFCSICGQRFSRKESLRIHTRTHTGEKPFACSFCDKRFSQKGTITKHIRTHTGEKPFACSVCGQRFTQKGALKGHTRTHTGEKHFACSVCGQRFSHKENLIIHTKTHW